tgaaatctttattgacaccacaaaagtacagcgactttcgtaaggtctataacaactacttacagtacaactaaacagacatatacgAATATCTCTAGGTATGAATAactcaacatattgggtctagcatgtcatttacactattggttctatgaTTTAAACATTCGTAGATATATATTTGCCTACACAGTATGGGTTATCGCCttccagaatgtagttgaattcatctatcgaacagagagtagcaaattgtttagagcaagtggaaagaaatgtgaacagctttgtttatcattatatcgtcaCCAGTcgataacaaagtgacgttcgttcGTCTTCGAtatcatttgggcagaatggacaaaacttCTGGTTACGGGGAATTTCGGTATACCTTCCGGCttctacatttagtttgtgactactacgtgggaccgcgtagcgcagcgggACCGTGTTCGGTCCGAAACCGAGAGGTCgggggttcgaatccagctgctgtgttaccgatcttgtgcccttgggaaaggcactttacacgactttcctcactttactcaggtgaaaatgagtacttagcttcggctagggccgttcctcggataggacgtaaaatggaggtcacGTGTCTGGGGAGacccataccccaggcacgttaaaaaaaaaacatgtgcgatggtgcgatgtgcgatggtgcaaaatccttccctctagaattggtgattctctacaaaaaTCACCGGACACCAGGAAGAATAGtaacatatcagtcactaatggagatctgtataaccaaaccaaaccaacccaaaccaaaccaaacttatCTTTGTGATTGCTCTAAGTTCAAACCTTTGTACATTCGAAAAATAGttttttgtccgtatctttcctttaggtATTGGAAAACTCTTCTTCAAAAGCCTCAAGATAACTATCTCCCTCCCGCAAACTAAAAAGCCACCGAAAACTTAAAGCCATTCACAGTCAACCCAGTACCATAATTCCTTTCATTGATTAGGGGCATGATAACTTGTTGTAAGTCAAAGTCATATACAAGACAATGTATGGGGAAAATGCAATGCATTCAACCTACACCCACCTTCACATCCATGACCATCATCCAATAACGAGAAGCCCTCTCTACAGATGCACCTGTGGCCGTGACGAGTGTGGATACAGACATGGGCACACCCACCGTTTTCTGTTGCACATTCATCATTGCCTATATACAGTAAAGAGTACAGTTAAGGTATACATTAAGACATTGTATGAAACgttgaaaaataaaaagctGGTGCATCAAGTAAGTCAGCTGTCAAGATATATGCTCACCTGTGGAGCCGACAcacattttgttcttctttctacataatatatacTAGCATCTACGGAGAGGCTCAAATACATAGATACTGTAAGCGCCAACTTACAGTTTTGAATTTACCGCCAGGGGGAGTAAGCCAGTGGAGGGAAAGGCAGAACTGCGACAGTCAGTCCAGACAGGGAACCGTCTGGAAAGTGACCCGTGCTGAAACAGGTCAGAGGCCTAGAAATAGACAACTTCCAGGAGAAAAGGCAAGACTTCAGGAGTTTCATGAAGGAGATTAGTGTCTGAGGAAAACTTCAGGAGATCCAGAGGAGGATCAATTGGGCCTGGAAAGGAAACTCCCAGGAAATTAGGAACAGGATGACACAACTCCAAGAAACATGGACGAACTCAGATCGGGTATGTAGGAGACCATACCATGTCTTTATACCTAGAAATCATCTTTGATCACTGTTGGATTCACCACGGACTTACGCAGCATATTCGGACACAAGGGATCAGTTAAAGAAATATCAGGACTATCAACAAACGGCGGCTCTGTAATACTAACCCTATGTAGAATAAATACTCAACATATACGAGTCAAGATAGGTGTCTTTGCTCTCGTTTCTATCAACTCCGGATACAAAGATGAGTTCGGTAAAGCTACCTCCTACCCGAGCTGAGGCAGTAACTAGAAGATCTAGAGTTGCTGcgctaatagggccttcacacggaaatcgaattagcaggaatcaagccgaaccagtcggaatgaagtatttgcaaaattcgtaacacattcggggccattccgagttgGAATTCCAAATGGATTTGATATCCCCTTCACATGAAAAGGAATGagcaagaatgccgtcagaatgaacattcttttctattcctgggaattcgtagtgtattctagaaaatcttactgcattcgagatcttcttttggccacattagGGAAGGATTCGAAGCGGCTTGCCGTTTTGGTTCTCCAtggaatgagataagaatgtttcgagtaatgttggaatgccacagaatgcggtcagactgcagttagaatattAGATATCCActtggaatgccattcgatatttctacacttcgaatgcacctcgacagtttttgacatgtcaaaaactttcgagccagccaaaagaacggggacgaatatctggaacgcagtacgaatgtttagaatacagtacgaattgcgaggaatttccacgaatagaaaaaaaaaatcattcggacggcattccggctcattcgtgctctcgtgtgaagggggcttaacagATGCCAAAGATTTCAACTCGTATTTTGTCGTCATTGTGGAATTGTGTACATTTGCATGCATGTGACCAGCTGCCATGTGGGTATATTTATCCTTAATGAAATCAAAAATTACTTTATTTGGTTGTTAAATTTCTAATGTTACGTTATATGACCTATTCTCAAGCTCTATTTGAGTACACTTGGTGCAtagataaagaagaaaactgtGGGGAAATAGGAGCAGTTTGGTCAAAAAACTTTTATCGCAAAATTATTTTGAaccaacagttactgtaacaaaaACTTCCACCACCACAATTAAATTCGTGTCAAAGAGACGGATGCATTTCTGAAAGCTTGATGATCTGAAATGTAATATTTCCTTTGAAACTCTATAATGTGTACAGTGGATTGATAGTCTATAGTGCTAGTGCCAAATCATCGTGACCTACCCGCTGAACCTGCGCACACGGTGTACACAATCCTGTCTCCGCTCCCGTCTCCAGGAAAGGCCGCTGTTGTCCTGTGCAGGCTCCAGTAACTCCCGCCTATCCCACGTCGGCAGTTCTCGGCGTAACACCTGTAAAAGCCGAAACTCCTGTCCACTGTAGCCCCGGCTGAGAAAGCCAAGTTCGCCACAACAAATACGCCGACAGACGGGAGACAGCCGAGCACGTTGTTGATGTAGGGGTCGGAGTCGTACTCACTCACGCAGCTGGAAACACAATATCAACATCTCTAACATATATCTAAAAAATTGGTCACACTTGACTCCTTTACATTACAAAAGATATTGACAACTAAAAAAAGATACCATATGCAAGAAAAGACATCATGCCCATTGCAAGAAAATATATACATAGCTCTCACCAAATATTTGCTCCTTTAGAAGCTTCACCACTGCAAAGATTCCCTTAAACCAGCGACAAAATCAGAAACCAATATGAATTCATTCAAACGAGCCGTACAATCTGACCTCTGACTCCTCTGATCAAAGGAAGAAATGACCTAGTATTTTTTCCTTAAATGAGCTTGATGTCGAAAATTGTTGATGTTTCGTTCTATTCATATGATTATGGTTGTGATGAGTTTCCGTAATGAATGATTTTGAGCTGTTAGTGCTTGAGTTGATAAGTTATTAACGTTAATAATTATCGATTATTAATTTTTAAGTtgaagggctcccttggaaatcagtttctCTAAAACTGAAGGGATCAGCCTATatgatacaaataaataaaaaaaaagatcacaGGACAGAATTACTACCAGCGTTCACTTTGACTTTTCCACATGTCCCAGAACCTACCGGATGTACACGGGGTCGCTGCCTGTCCCACCCTGGACTGCATTATTCTCCCCACAGCCCGTTGGCCTCAGTCCATACCCAGCACAGAGGTTCTGGTAGTCCCTGCACCAGTTCTCAGTGGCAGACAGACCGTCAGCCGGCAGCCTCGCCTCGATGGCGAAGAAGTCTACTCCTTTATACGTCTGGTTTGCGGTACGGAGGACTTCAAAGGCGTGGGTTGCTGATGACGACAATACTAGGATTCAAGATAAAAATGCAAACTAGAATTCAAAATCGGTTGTGAAGTTTTGCATTTTACGTAGCCTAGCCGTCGATGTAAACTACAATTTGATAAATGTGGAGTTGTGGGTTTCTGTATTTTTATGACAGTTGTAGTATGCAAAAATAAGTCATGATTAGCACAATTCATGTCTACTGAGGGTTGAATGCAATTTGCTAATATATAAATTCTATATGATATATCTATTTATTGTAAGTGTAAAATTTCAGTTAAAATGTTTCCGTTGTAATTTTTCTACCATTAACACTAtggaatattaaaaaaaatgaaggcgGGTGAGAAATCTGTCGTAATTTCCTGCCAATGTCCAGAGCGACGCGCCTATCCTCATTCTCAGGCACCCGCATTCGTGAGGCACTTCCGAGGAGCGAGAAGTGAagaaaaaatcagaaaaagcaAGATATTTCAACCCACACCTGTGGTAGGGTTGAAACATAGATAGGACAGAGGTGTAGAAGGCGAGAGAGCGAGGGCAAGCAGGTTCACGTAGATGGCGACCAAAAAGGAAGAGTCTATGTTCGgcataccatactctgtgtgttcagtcatttgttcaactttgctgatcacttagatttcagaatgaaatcaaaatttcatcacatgctcgcatcaatttttgggttcccagagaatGCCATCAATAAAACCggatcaacatggccttatctctTAATACAGCAGTAAGGATATAAAAAGGTTGACATCTTTCTGTAATATTACCTTATACATCGTAACAGAAAAAAGGAGTTGAGGAAAACTAAATAATCTTGATAGGGCTCTATTCTCTGTAAAGGTGTTGTCTCTATGTGCTTTTGGGTCACTGGCATTTCTTCACGTATTGAACCACATGCTGTCGGGCCGGCAATGCCTGTTGGTAAGTTATCAGTCCAGTCATCGAAGTGAAGAAAACCAGATGTAAACATTGCCTAACAAGCAACGCCTAAAAGAAGTCACGCCAACACGTTAATAGAGTAAAATAAAGAGTGAACACATTTTGTTCGACTTTTAAGTCTAAAAAAACGTGGAATTAATAGTGATATAATATTAAGTTATCTACGTTATTCGTCGTCTTCGTCGTCTTCTGCGATGGCCGGTCAGTGTAATATTGGAGAACTGCGCATAATTTCAGGTCGATAGTTTGGGCACCTTTCATTTTTTCACTCGTCAATTTTCATCAACATCACCTTCTACTTAATATTATTCCATGTCTCCAGAATTTTGTTCCATCTCTCAAAAGTTTTCAGCAATGACTGATAAAACGTGCGCCTTCTTTTCTTGGacaaatctttcgtcaaatttCTGTCAACTCATAATTGCTCTTCTAGTTACCATAACATTATAGTTGATGAAGTGGCTTGGTAAGGCCTTCGAGAACATGTTTATATGATAAGGTTTTAGCTTTAAACATACTTTCTGATCCGCTATTTATCGCTATGTAGTATATGGTGACAGGAATATCAAAATGCTGGCACGTTTGTTGCCTAGGTTTGGCCGAGTGTATGTTTTTATCCGATCTGAACGTTATTGATAATTGGCGTAAACACTATGCGTGTATTAAAAAAAGTCATGACTACATAGAATATCACATTATTTCCGCAAAAGAGTATAGATGTAATTCGTATCTGTCAAATAACTGTCATATAGATGTCAACTACTCAGCAATCGGTTTATTTTTGGCCCAAAACGCGAAGAGCAAAATTACCTGTACAGCTAGAATGCACAGACTTTGTCTTTGATGATATCAAATATTGGCCACGTAGACAAGTTGTAACATAGATGTCAAAAACATGATAGatgcatttattactttgtGACAGTCAGTCAGCCATGTCATATGGTATATTACTTTGAGACTAaagggtaacctccgtcgacatAGTATTGTGAACGGTCTATGTGTTTAGTGTTTGCACCTATATCtctgttccgtttgccgcattcgtatgtggattttcatgtcgtctgtactcggttttgaaatgatgcacgttcctttcttttcgcggtagctgttgttGTAATCGATGTAAAAaattcagaaatcacccctatattttcggtattgtggaacaggcaaTAGGATTTCGGCGTTTGGTaatcagcttatctccaagcagatagggtGAGTTATGTGTTGTTACAGATGtatatatccagtgttgcaggtacaagttgcATCTAGGGCAGGGGCAgggttatccgtacaggtggcctgggcatCACACGGATTGGCCAGGCATTCATCGATGTCTGAATAGCAACACCAAACAGTATATGGATGTTGGTATAATACAGGAATTTTGCATGTTTATATGTGCATGtcatcagcaaaaaaaaaaaatacctgcatATCCAGTTCCACTAGTGAGAccgtctcctgtatatccagtgttgcacaAAACAGTATGTAGATGTTGGTATCATTCAGAAAATGTGCAAGGTGTATATTTATCCATATGTGCATATATGTACCAAACAAACTACCTGCACATCCAGTTCCACTACTGAGAccgtctcctgtatatccagtgttgcaggtgcAGGTTGCATCTAAGGCAGGGGCAGgtttatccgtacaggtggcctgggcatCACACGGATTGGCCAGACAGGCATCTATGTCTGAATAATAACACCAAACAGTAGTTAGATGTTTGTATATATCATTCACAAAATGTGCAAGGTGTACATTGGTTTATATGTGCATGTCATGAGCAAAAATACCTGTACATCCAGTTCCACTACTGAGAccgtctcctgtatatccagtgttgcaggtacaagtgGCATCTAGGGCGGGGGCAgggttatccgtacaggtggcccgGGCGTCACACGGATTGGCCAGACAGGCATCGATGTCTGAATAGAAACACAAAACAGTAGTTATATGTTGGTATATATCATTCACAAAATGTGCAAGGTGTACATTGGTTTATGTGTGCATGTCATTAGCAcaaaaaaatacctgcacatccAGTTCCACTAGTGAGAccgtctcctgtatatccagtgttgcacaAACAGTATGTAGATGTTGGTATCATTCAGAAAATGTGCAAGGTGTATATTCATCCATATGTGCATATCTGTACCAAACAAACTACCTGCACATCCAGTTCCACTAGTGAGAccgtctcctgtatatccagtgttgcaggtgcAAGTTGCATCCAGGGCAGGGGCAGGTTTatctgtacaggtggcctgggcatCACACGGATTGGCCAGACaggcatctacatgtatgtctgaatAGGAACACCAAACAGTATGAAGATGTTGGTATCATTTAGTATGTACATACAGCATTGCATCGATCTTATTCTACGGATATTTCTTTGTTTAGTCTAACAAAAGTACCATCGACTCGATACACCAATAATTCCATTTCAGGTAACATCACCAAAAACAACCCTTCCAATCAAAATGATTACACCACTTCCCTTCATCATACACAAAAGACTTAGCATGATGCAAACGCAAACAAATACATCGTGGCAGGCAAAATAACAAAACCTAGGGCAAAGCCGTCATCAACTGCAGCCATCTGCCAAACAACTGCTACCCAAGAGCTTAGAGTGATCCAATAAATTGGTCAACATCTGAGGTTAAATTGTTATATTCCTATTGTACATTTATTGCTTATTATAATAAATGAAGCCCGGATTttaaacaatacatttcaggaactagagttcggcgacctcatacccccatgaaaatttagagctttcgtaaatttcatgcaattgactaacacattaacataatttatgcatggtgttgttaatcattgactacatacaaatgtcacaattataaaattccaattatgaatcataaagtggttttgcaatttttaaataaattatgcaaataagttcctcattaccatatttggtatctgcttatattccacctaacataattaacatgtgttacatgtccagttattgaaaacaatggaactatacaatttcctcattaattatgcaaattaagtcctcatttgcataacatgtttatcattatgaacatctttgcctaagctacctgcatgcctaaaatgcaggcaatctctcgttcctttctgcagttatcctctttgtgtcttgacaaaaacaccactgcagttccacaattaaatgttagggggctgaaacttgctccacttgtTTATGGCTctaaaagctatctatcacataaatgtcaagaccatagcatgtctggaacaagagatacatagaaaaaactgctatgatagaatattctcattaattatgcaaatgacattacatgacatttcatggaggtaattatatCATGACCTAAATCATgttcataccaaaaataatacaaatccACCAACATCTGCTACACCTATTCTTTTCCAAACAGAACAAGCCGCCAAAACTAACAcaacttactccctgcccaaaaATGTATCCactactaaaaaatcatgaacctgccACATGAGGATAACTTTAACGCCAACTTTGATGCTCAATACCTCAACTTGTCTAGCTATGGCCTGGGCATCACACTGGTTGGCCAGACAGGCATCCGTGTCTTAATGTGCCAGTATAACAAATGTATGAACAATGAGCATGACAATTTCAAAGAGCAATGAATCCATAGTAACGCAGCGAGATGGGATCACAGTTTCATTAGTTACCTCTCCATGCTGCCTAAACCCGTAAACCCGTAGAAATCTGGTCCCAAATGCCTGTCCTAGCACTCTGTACCATAtgtgaaatctttattgacacgacaaaagtacagtgactttcgtaaggtctataacaactacttacaatACAACTAAAGAAACATATACGAATATCTATAGGCATAAATatgtcaacatattgggtctagcatgtcatttacactttTGGTTCTATGATATAAACATTTGtagatatatttgcctacttgtacacagtatcAGTAAGGGTTATatcctcccagaatgtagttgaattcatctatcgaacagagagtagcaaattctttagagcaagcggaaagaaatgtgaacagctttgtgcgtttatcattatatcgtcaccaatccataacaaagtgacgttcgtcttcgatataatttgggcagaatggacaaaacctctggttaCGGGGAATTTCggtatatcttccggcttctacatttagtttgtgactactacgtgggaccgcgtagcgcagcgggaccgtgttcggcccgtgaccgagaggtcgggggttcgaatccggctgctgtgttaccgatcttgttcccttgggaaaggcacttgacgcgactttcctcactttactcaggtgaaaatgagtacttagcttcggctgggccgtccctcggataggacgtaaaatggaggtcacGCGTGTCCGGGGAGacccataccccaggcacgttaaaaaaccacatgtgcgatggtgcggtgtgcgatggtgcaaaatccttccgtctagaattggtgattctctacaaaaatcacccggactccaggaagaatagtgacatatcagtcactaatggagatctgtataaccaaaccaacccaaaccaaaccaaacttatCTATTTGATTGATCTGCGAAGTtcaaaactttgtacattcaaaagATACTTTTTTGTCCGCATCTTTCCTTTAGGTATTGGAAAACTCTTCTTCAAAAGCCTCAAGATAACTTTCTCCCTCCCGCAAACTAAAAAGCCACCGAAAACTTAAAGCCATTCACAGTCAAACTAGTACCATAATTGCTTTCGTTGATTAGGGGCATGATAAGTTGTTGTAAGTCAAAgtcatatacaatacaatgtcCGGAAAAATGCAATTCAACCTACACCCACCTTCACATCCATGACCATCCTCCAATAATGCGAAGCCCTGTGCACAGATGCACCTGTGGCCGTGACGAGTGTGGATACATATATGGGCACATCCACCGTTTTCTGTTGCACATTCATTATTGCCTATATACAGTAAAGACTACAGTTAAGGTACGCATTAAGACATTGTATGAAACgttgaaaaataaaaagctGGTGCATTAAGTAAATCAGCTGTCAAGATATATGCTTACCTGTGGAGCCGATAcacattttattcttctttctacataatatatattaGCATCTACGGAGAGGTTCAAATACATAGATACTGTAAGCGCCAACTTACAGTTTTGAATTTACCGCCATTAGTTTTAGTAGGCTATCTTTCCCGCCTAAGTCAGTCCCACCACCCCGGGGGAGTAAGCCAGTGGAGGGAAAGCAGAACTGAGACAGTCAGGCAGGCAGTTGAGACAGGGAACCGTCTGGAAAGTGACCCGTGCTGAAACAGGCACAGATCGGAGGCCTGGAAGTAGACAACTTCCAGGAGAATAGGACCTGGAGTCAAGACTTCAGGAGTTTCGTGAAGGAGATTAGTGCCTGAGGAAAACTTCAGGAGATCCAGAGGAGGATCAATTGGGCCTGGAAAGGAAAATTCCAAGAAATCAAGAACAGGATGACACAACTCCAAGACACATGGACGGACTCATATCGGGTATGTAGGAGACCATAGCAGTTCTTTACACCAGGAACTCATCTTTGATCATTGTTGGATTCACCACGGACTTACGCAGCATATTCGGACACAAGGAATCAGTTAGGGATATATCAGGACCATCAACAAACGGCGGCTCTGTAATACTAACcctattggttgatggcttggaagaaatTATAGCCACGGATGGGATTCCACACCCTAagaaatggctgtcgcctgagcaGACACGAAGAATTCatagttgtaaaaaatgtacatgtagcaagtcagttcccagaatgattgttcagCAGGTGAAACCCGCCATTTAGGCCCTCTGACAggtcacgtcagatcgctcctatCTCTTATCTTGAAGGCTGTgtaaggtggtttatgcctgtcgccaaattcggtaagaaacgttaccaccactagtacgacGGTTGCTACGGTTATATTAGCCATGTATATGACTAGAAATTGCCATTCTGTGAcgctttttaaagaaaaaagaaagggttgttgactgtcatttgtatcccaccttgcttaacttAATATTGTAtaaaaatgactgtaacaaacgttaccattgtttgatgctttctACGTtatctatttgacctggtgtagaACAACTGCCTACTTTTTAAATGCCCCTAGGTATGCCCTCTTATACCTAAAAGATGTagccaatactgtaaatcaatTCGAAGAAAAAAGCTAGAGCGCACTGTTACCgaaaacgtttgttacctgccctgtagtACATTACCAATgggtaaaaaaataacaagttttcattttttggatatggataaaagaggaattttccttaaCAATCATGTAGTTTTGACTGAAAAAtaagctgttttatttttcgaccaaaaaaaatcgcaattttttacatttcaacgAGAACGTGTGTAAAGCTACCTCCTACCCGAGTTGAGACAGTAACTAGAAGATCTAGAGTTGCTGCCCTAACACATGCCAAAGATTATCAATTCGTATTTTGGCTTCATTGTGGAATTGTGTACATTTGCATGCAGCTCAGTGACCAGCTGCCATGTGGGAATATTTTCCTTACTGAAATCAACAATTACTTAATTTGGTagttacatttctaatgttACGTTATATGACCGACAAGCTCTATTTGAGTACAATTGGTGTATAATATAAAGAAGAAAACTGTGCGGAAATAGGagcagtttggccaaaaaaactTTTATCGCAAAATCATTTTGAACTAACATGTACTGTAACAAAAACTTCCACCACCACAATTAAATTTGTGTCAAAGAGACGGATGCATTTCTAAAAGCTTGATTATCTGACATGTGATACTTTCTTGCGAAATTCTATATTATCTAGAGTGGATTGATAGTCAATAGTGCCAAATCATCGTGACCTACCCACTGAGGTTGCGCATACGGTGTACACAATCCTGCCCCCGCTCCCGTCTCCAGGAAAGGCATCatatgtgttgtacaggctCCCAAAACTCTCGCGTATCCCACGTTTGCAGTCCCCGGTGTCACACCTGAGAAAGCCGAAACTCCTGAACGATGTAGCCCCGGCTGAGAAAGCCAAGTTCGCCACCTCAGCTACAGCTACTGACGAGCTACAGCTCAGCACGTTGTTGATGTAGGGGTCGGAGTCGTACTCACTCACGCAGCTGGATACACAATTATAACATTTCTAACATATATCTCAAAAATTGGTCACACTTGACCCctttacattacaaaatatattgaaaacTAAAAAAGACACCATATGCAAGAAAAGACATCATGCCCATTGCAAGAaaatagtattacatacatagCTCTCTCAAAATATTTGCTCCTTTAGAAGCTTCACCACGGCAAAGATTCCCTTAAACCAGCGACAAAATCATATTCAACCGAGCCTTACAATCTGACCTCTGACTCCTCTGATCAAAGGAAGAAATGACCTAGGATTTTTTTCCTTAAATGAGCTTGATGTCGAAAATTGTTTCTGTTTCGTTCTGTTCTAGTCATATGATTATGGTTGTGATGAGTTTCCGTAATGAATGATTTTGAGTTGTTAGTGTTTGAGTTGATAAGTTATTAACGTTAATCATTATCGATTATTAATTGTTAAGTtgaagggctcccttggaaatcagtttctCTAAAACTGAAGGGAACAGCCTATatgatacaaataaattttaaaaaaaagatcacAAGAAAGAATGCATTTATACTACCAGCGTTCACTTTGACTTTTCCACATGTCCCAGAACCTACCGGATGGCGCCGGGGTCGCTGTGTTGAACACCCTGGACTGCATGAGTCTCCCCACAGCCCGTCGGCCTCAGTCCGTACCCAGCACAGAGGTTCTGGTAGTCCCCGCACCAGTTCTCAGTGGCAGACAGACCGTCAGCTGGCAGCCTCGCCTCGATGGCGAAGAAGTCCACTCCTTTATACTGCTGGTTTGCGGTACGGAGAACCTCAAAGGCGTGGGTTGCTGATGAGGACAATAGGATTCAAGATAAAAATTCAAACTAGAATTCAATTCAAAATTGGTCGTGAAGTTTTGCATTTTACGTAGCCTAGCCGTCGATGTTAACTGCAATTTGATAAACGTAGAGTTGTAggtttctgtatttttgtgacAGTTGTAGTATGCAAAAATAAGTCATGATTCATGTCTACTGAGGGTTGAATGCCATTTGCTAATATATAAATTCTATATGATATATCTATTTATTGTAAGTGTAAAATTTCAGTTAAATGTTTCCGTTGTAATTTTTCTACCATTAACACTAtggaatattaaaaaaaatgaaggcgGGTGAGAAATCTGTCGTAATTTCCTGCCAATGTCCAGAGCGACGCGCCTATCCTCATTCTCAGGCACCCGCATTCGTGAGGCACTTCCGAGGGGCGAGAAGTGAagaaaaaatcagaaaaagcaAGATATTTCAACCCACACCTGTGGTATGGTTGAAACATAAATAGGACAGAGGTGTAGAAGGTGAGGGAGCGAGGGCAAGCAGGTTCACGTAGATGACGACCAA
This genomic stretch from Branchiostoma floridae strain S238N-H82 chromosome 13, Bfl_VNyyK, whole genome shotgun sequence harbors:
- the LOC118428653 gene encoding neurogenic locus notch homolog protein 3-like, yielding MRVPENEDRRVALDIATHAFEVLRTANQQYKGVDFFAIEARLPADGLSATENWCGDYQNLCAGYGLRPTGCGETHAVQGVQHSDPGAIRCVSEYDSDPYINNVLSCSSSVAVAEVANLAFSAGATSFRSFGFLRCDTGDCKRGIRESFGSLYNTYDAFPGDGSGGRIVYTVCATSVDIHVDACLANPCDAQATCTDKPAPALDATCTCNTGYTGDGLTSGTGCADIDACLANPCDARATCTDNPAPALDATCTCNTGYTGDGLSSGTGCTDIDACLANPCDAQATCTDKPAPALDATCTCNTGYTGDGLSSGTGCAVLSSSATHAFEVLRTANQTYKGVDFFAIEARLPADGLSATENWCRDYQNLCAGYGLRPTGCGENNAVQGGTGSDPVYIRCVSEYDSDPYINNVLGCLPSVGVFVVANLAFSAGATVDRSFGFYRCYAENCRRGIGGSYWSLHRTTAAFPGDGSGDRIVYTVCAGSAVFFFIYAPSVLK